actaagaaaaacagtaaagataaaagtgatggtgatacgataacaaggcactcccccaagcttggccgttgccaaggggagtgcccatacccgtgtgattatgtctccttcttcgggggtggtgatgtgctattcttggcgatgatgcccctcaggatacaattctcttcctcgagcttattgacttgctactTGACgttcattatttccttacggagcttgcaaGTGACGggtaaagctcctttcacccaaggatgttgcatagctgcgggacaacaagtgatacgtctccaacgtatctataattttttattgttccatgttatattatattctatcttggacattgagggagtcctggattagcgggtctccggacagccggactatatcctttggccggactattggattatgaagatacgagattgaagacttcgtcccatgtccggatgggactctacttggcgtggaaggcaagctaggcaatatggatatgtatatctcctcctttgtaaccgaccttgtgtaaccctagccccctccggtgtctatataaactggagggttctagtccataggacaacatacaatcataccataggctagcttttagggtttagcctctctgatctcgtggtagatctactcttgtgctactcatattatcaagaataatcaagcagggcatagggttttacctccatcaagagggcccgtacctgggtaaaacatcgtgtcccctgcctcctgttaccatccgccttagacgcacagttcgggacgccctacccgagatccgccggttttgacaccgacattggtgctttcattgagagttcctctgtgtcgtcaccgttaggcttgatggctccttcgatcatcgatagcgatgcagtccaaggtgagacttttctccccggatagatctttgtattcggcggcgtcgcactatgggccaactcgcttggccatccggcgcagatcgagagttacgcccctggccaccaggtcaggtttggaagcttaaactacatggccgacatccacggagactcgatcttcgacggattcgagcccgtgccgagtgcgccgcacggtcatgatgagcatgatttagctctgccatcggacagtgttcaggagaccgcaccgacaaccgctccaaccctcaattcagagccaattgcgccatccacggatgggtggatagaccctgccacggaggccgtattctccgcggcgatcgagccgaatatataccttacccttcatgggagccgtgacgccgaactaccagattcttccccggccacggactccgaactgcctgcgcccatgcctatcgaatccgattgggtgccgatcatggagttcacctccgcgcatatctttcagcactcgcctttccgcgacatactgaactcattaaggtctctctccctgtcaggagaatccgggccgaactatgtttggcaggattgggatgcagatgacgaagaaattcgctgcccacccaccacccacttagtagccactgtcgatgatttgaaagacatgctcgacttcgactccgaagacatcgacggtatggacgacgatgcaggagacgaacaggaaccactgcccacagggcactagacgcccacttcatcatatgatgtatacatggtggacacacccaaagaaaatgatgacgaggtACGGAAGGACGCAGTGAAGGGTTGCTCCCTTGAGAAGTAGTCAAAGTGGCGGCGTAAGCGTtgctccaaatcccgccttggtagaaacaacaatcatatagacctagcgatagagcaggatgaaccatcgcccgaccagggcaaaacggagaatcaaaccaaacaacccgacCCCGTCAAAGATAACAGtctggacgacatcacaccggacagacacccggaacaacagaatgcccatcaaaggctggtggccactgcaaggagtctgaaaaagcagaagcaaaggctcagggctacacaagacacactcagaatcagatggagtgaagtactcaacactgcagcgaagtacggcggtaatcgccacaccaagagcaacccaaagcgaaagctgctacctgaattcgatgaggaggccttagatcacccgcaatcaaaaaacaaaatgtccatccagtcggatagacgacctcgtggccaacatagaacggcaaacgacgccgcacataagccggtACGCGATCCATGTGAGGACCCATCTCAAAAGTATGGAgcaaccaggtccatctacgggccacgcaagcgcgctccagcacgcaatgcaacaAAACAAACATCCCAATACCACGGTActcccaaatacaggggtgccgcacaccccctatgtttcacagatgaagtgctggaccatgaatttccagagggattcaaatccgtaaacatagaggcgtacgatggaacgacagaccctggggtctggattgaggactacatcctccatatccatatggctcgaggagacaatctctgcgccatcaagtacttacccctcaagctcaaagggccagcttggcactggcttaaaagcctccccgaaaactccattggaagctgggaagagctcgaagacgcttttcggacaaattttcaagggacctatgtccgacctccggatgcagacgatttaattcctataactcaacagcccaaagagtcagcccggaagctttggaacaggtttctcactaaaaagaaccaaatagtcgattgtccggacgccgaagccttagcagctttcaaggacagcgttcgagatgaatggcttgccagacacctcgaccaagaaaagtcgagaacaatggcagcattaacaagcctcatgacccgcttttgcgcgggcgaggatagccggttagcccgatgcagcaccagcgacccaagtacatccgaagtcagggacgaaaACGGGAAACCACggcgcagcaaaaacaagcgccggaataaagaagacaacccgaagggcacggcggtaaacgccggattccgaAGCTCTCGGCCAgatcagcaaaagctgccctccaaaggcaacaaagacgaactgtccagcctaaacaagattctggataaaatatgtcagatccacaacacccccgataaacctgcaaaccatacccatagagaatgttgggtcttcaagcagtccggcaagctcaacgctgaacacaaggggcaggatacaccaagcgaagacgaggatgagcctcgcaagcaaaacactggggaacagaagaaattcccaccagaactcaaaacagtaaacgtgttacacgtgacaaaggggagaaacaaagcggcactcctagagacacatgccccaggacctatcaccgcggagttctgccactggttgtcccaaccgatcacctttgaccatcgggattactcggcaagtatccggcgtgcaggatggggtgccttggtgttagacccgataattgacggataccacttcacacgagtcctgatggacggcggcagtagtttaaacctgatatatcatgacacagtccgcaaaatggggatagacccaacaaaaattagccacaacaatactacctttaaaggagtaacgccaggcctagaggcccattgcacgggctccctgctactagaggttatattcggcttccccgataacttccgcagcgaaaatttaaccttccacatcgctccgttccaaagtggctatcaagcactactagaacgcgaagctttcgctcgctttaacgcaataccgcattacgcttccctcatgcttaagatgcctggtcgacgtggcatcattacagtaaatggaaatattgagcgctccttgcgcgcggaagaccgtgcggctgccttggcaaccgcacactaaacggcctcaccaactaaagcatctgagaggtcgttaagaccatggacacggttggacgagtctggtacagctatatgtaattaatacaggtttgatttctatacccctattacaatacaaggggctcaacgcgcgtgcacaagtggcaatcaggctcaactttactcattttgaactatatattgtttatttagtataacttaccttttgcacggcaacttttcaattaagttcctctctttttcagatgaccatcgtgctacacccgtccagaatacggcacaacggagacacaggcgcagacgtgcagcagggacccgttccaaggattctttttagattaagaccctgcgtaaaccttttttactgtctcttgttgatacacatccatcggattctcagtacaattgagaaggatgctgacgtattagCATGTGGCCACATTAGAATACTACACGTacttggacaccaggggcttattacaaagggcactgtttaggcccggtttacatcataaagaccgaataccttagggagtgtttggcgtcgcgagtttggccttctatgcatcagctccgaatcatgtctttggtcaaatgttgggtttgcccaactcctgtgttttgctgccttatgttccgctctattagctaaggcggcaccaagagaactactgcgattgtgccctggttcatccggacgagaacctcagtagagaaagccgaaaactgactgtaatGATATatcatgagactggtcaaccactcgatgacctagcggaatcttcgggatccCTCCGCTTTAACGATGGGCCacttcccggccaggcatgtacgcaccccgaattcggatgagtgcggagccaccaggggctatatagtagccccactgtcaaactcctctggctaagtgaaagtgttaaagcattatagtccggttgcctagttcgctatgctatcacctccttaacggaccaagacattgaatcaagtgtgaacatgcgtcttctgcgaacacccccgcattatatgcgtgggggctgaagccgacgactgcaatctttcaggttgtatacatatatacataaacggccgcacatgaggcatcatagcacttttgggcaaaagtataaatacagccttgataaattcaataaaacattgtttttacaatgggaatacatgtcactcaaacagaatattcttcaagcactgagcctctattgaacgagcgccttcaagaacttcttcaaagtagtgcttggcagccaCTCGACCTTTGGctgaaccctgtgccgcaacagtggtggtatccatctccgcccagtatgttttgacacgggcaagggccatccgcgagccttctatgcacgccgaacccttcacagcatcgatgcgtggcacatcgccaaggaactgctgcactaagctaaatTAGCTATTCGACCTTGACCCTcctggccacaaatgatccacaacagacctcatggccagtccggataatctatggagctcggcccaaccggtcaatcgctcattcagcagcaaCGGACGGACTGGATcgtgaaactgtgaccaaaacagcttctccacttcgggacctttctgattcTTGAAGTACTCGGCGGCATAAGCAGCGCTGGCAGCCAAGtccatgtacgcgtccgcagaactccatagccggtccagaggagcatacttcggatctccgaacttagtccgcaacaggaaaggcttcccagacacgatatctgcagcccgattcagctcctccttcgtcgctctaattttggagcgggcttccttggcagccacccgggccttctccaggtccgtcactttcgcccggttttcctcttcaagaaaccggtaacggtcagcagcatcttttaactccacggccatcttggcaattttttctttgctctcgcaatgtgcggcctgttcggcccttaactcttcggccgcctgtaaagcggccgcattgctactcctggcttgctccttggctcgggcaagctccgcccgaagggtctccacggtggccgccccatctgtagtcacaacatattaaagataatggcatcatgctactcttattatgtgacgatcaccagaaaggccactcaccctgtgcctcgtcaagccgcttgttgacaagcacgatgtcggcatctgccgcatccagctgcccctttagttcggcatacccatcagtccgggtagccaccagagcttccaccacctgcacataaaggcagtctggttattacctgggactatgatcctttgtttgccgccgttttcaacgataaccagagtctcaggggttactatctacacagggcacatctaaaaatgtgcggtactttcaaaaatgtacatcatttcacgtaccttaaaacccgtcagtagactcatagaGGCTTCATGCAGcccactttcggcggacgaaatcctttcaatcaccgtacccatcaatgtgcggtgctcttctgagatagccgctttctccagcagatccctccgtacatccgaccgcgcaccagacggtgccggacacTTTCGATTGCTCTCTTCGAgaccggatactgaggacttcgggtggccataggattaccttctggccttgccggatcaggagaagccctccgcgaagacacctcagggtcgcccgcttcgtaAGGCattgtggcagggggaggcgtttcgctctccatcatctccggaagaagatcccccgaagacgagctcagctgagaagggataagatccgaactgcaagataaatacttcggttattttcctcaaaagtaaggtaggatatcttcactatgaagtaccttttgattacttacagctcgttagagggctgatccccgcgcggacattgtgcggcaagaacaccCTCCAGTGGCAGATCCTGCACAAGACCCAAATAACTCTGCATTCTTCGACCCCTTACCCCCCTACTTTGCGATGCACACCAGGACCATGCCGCCCCACTTGTTAAATCTTTTGATAAGGTCTAGTAGATGGCGTGGCAAATATGGAAAGTTTttaaaggaaaaaggaaaataatccTCAGAGCACATGTGCATTTCAACAAAGGACAGAACGACAATCCATCTTGTGCCTGAAGCAGAGACCAGTACCTCCACTACCACACCGTAGAATAAGGGTTTGCGCAAACGACAAAAAATGTTTCAGGGAATGTTGGTCCGGGTTGAAAGTACTTCTAAATAGAGCAGTCGCGCGCCAGCGACCCTATATCAGTTTAGAACTCTCTTCCCTTTGGTCATACATTTGAAGTTTAGGATATGCTCCACCGCCATCTCCAATTCCTCCTGGAtgttgatcatcatcatcaactccgtATCTTTGTCTTCCGATTTCGAtgaatcgatgaactctttttgcATGAGTTCATCAAGCTCCTATTCTTTACACTCCTCATCTGACGAATCAATCGTTTTGCAAGAATCCCAAACAAAACTGACCAGACATTATTGAACACATAGAGGGCAAGGTGTATGACGGGAGGAGTGGGATGTACTGCGGCAACGAGAATGGCGGGGAGGAGATTTGTGGTGGTGTTGCCGGCGTTATGGGTTCAGGATGGTGGGTAAGCTAGGGTGACGATGAAGCTAGGGAAGGGCCTTCACAGACGAGGGAGAAAAGAGGAGAGCAAAAGGGCAAGACCGGCTAGGTCGAGGTGGTTTGATGAAATTTGGGGTGCTTCGTGTCTGTCGGATCTGACGTGGCGGACACGTCCGAGCCTCCCCATACCCGTCCTAGATATGATTGGATATGAGCGGTGCCGGTTGATCCGGACGTATATGACCAATATGAGGGAGCCTGCTGGCTTTCTATTTCTTGAGCGGTCAATGACTGAATCGTCCGTCCGGACATACAAAGCCGATATAaagggtccggttgtagatgctctaacattcAACGCTAAGGTCTCCCTTCGCCGAAGTGCACAAAAACAACCACTGAGATGCTAGCAAATTCCCAACTAAAATGAGTATAGcacaaataaatttgaatttgaaaattttgaacggTGTCTAGTTGGTATTTGTCGGTAAACGCGTTTCTCGCCTCCTCTTGGTAATTTTTTTAGGTATTGCCAAATCCTTGGTGATGATCAAGATTCGTGACGATGGGAGATCTACGGTGGCGGTGCGAGCGGTGACGGGGAGATTCCCATCGATTGtgctgttttctttttctttttgtcatGTTAGTTGATACTGTGTATGTTTTAGacgtatttattttattttaataaagatggttgtgtgGATGATGTAGAGGTCGAGGTCTTCACCCTTTTCGGGAAAAAAAATGTATCGTGCCAAAAATTGGTGTTACATGTCCGCTGCTTATTGTCGGTGATCTCCCCTGAATATATTGTTGTTTAACTATCAATAAACTAGTCCACGCAACTGAATCATTATTTTGGTGTTTAATTTGCCAATTCCCCATGAATCACATATCTTGCTTTGAAAAATGCATATGCGATGTATATATGTTTTTTGGATGAACACAATGACATTGGTGTGGAAGTGACCGCAATTTAGTTTACTGAACTTTTGTAATTAATTAGTGTAAATATTTGTACGGTACCAAATTATTTCAGATCTCACCACCAAATATTCAAATTTAATATAGAATCAGTTCGTCTAAAATTCTTGGATTTGAACAACATTATTCCAATTATGAATACAAATTAACTTTGGTTTAGGTGTAGGCCAAAAAGAATTAGGGTAAAATCTACTTCAGTGACCACTAACATTACCAAAGTTTTGTTGTAGTTATTTTCTTTAGTTGGATTGTTGAAGTAGTTGATTAGCGCTAATTTTTTATATTTGCAAGATGAGCTAGTTCCCATAGAAGTTATCATTTACATGACTTTCTTTATGATTTCATCCCAAAGGTTTGGACGCACTTCGCTGTGTCATTTGTGGTGTTCGGATTTCAAAAAGATAATTTTTATTTGACGTGTGAGAATTATGATGTAGTATTTTTTTAATGCAGTGTTTTAGTGGGTTTTCTTGGCGGTGTTATTAAGTGTCCTCTATATTTAAATATAAAATGTCTTACATTTTTATACAACAGAAGTATATCTAATCAATCAATATTTATTATATTGTTGTTACAGTGTCACATGTTggcacttcttttttagatggtgaGAGCATGCACAACACAGGACAAATGTGTTTTTACAGGCTGGTTGCTGCCGATTAATTTAAGTAATCATCGGCCTAGTCAAAATCATgaatcaaattcaaaatttaatacCCAACTGAATGAGAGAGCTTAGTTGAGAAATAGTTGACCTACTCAAAATCATaaatcaaattcaaatttgaacagttCAATTCAATAGGAGGGCTTTAAAACTAGAAAACATAgttgtctcataatgtaagacatttttttgacactagtaatagaaaaacctttaggcctcctttggtttagaggaatcttgtaggaatttcataggataggatttctataaaaaaaattcctttagagccctttggtttgtaggattggaatctattcctatggaggaatttttcctatcctctacattttataggaaaataaacattagacTACACTCAATGGAAAAAATTCTATGATGTGAATCAAAAAGGCTAGCACGTACACCGGGGAATAAGCGATCAACTTTATATTACCTCACAAAAAGGCTAGCACGTACACCGGGGAACGATGCCAGCCAAACAAAGGATTAGGAGCGAACCGCTGGCGGAATTGGGTTGTCCGGAGACTGGGAGCGCCCACCGCTGCTTTTTATTGCAGCAACTACGCACGAACACGCTCCCCGCCAACCCCGATCGATCTCAATGCCTTATGTTTATCCAGTTGCAGTGCAGTGGTCATCAAAATGTAACAGAGGCGAGTCACGTGGGATTGTTTTTATATGCGGACCATCTGTGCTGTGCCGCGTCGCCGGCCATCGCGCCCGCCCGCCGCTCGTCTCGAAACCACGGTCTCGCTTCCCACCGTCTCAGCTCGCCATCCTCTCCGCACGCCGGTTTCGCGGTTTCTTGCATGCAGCCTATAAATCCGGCCGGAGCACCCAGCTCTGTCCCATCTCATCTCACACCACTACTACTCATCTTCCCTCACACACTTCACACACTTCACTGCTTTCGCGGTGTTCTCGTGCCACCAACCTCCCTCGCTAAGATGTCGACGGTGACCCGCGCCTACCTCGACCAGAGGCTCGCCGCCGCCAAGCGCTGCTCCAGAGGTAGCcaaaacaatatgatgcatggccTGTCGGTTCACCACGCCGGCGATGCTCTTGCCGCTCTGTTCTTAGTACATTGTACAGTATTAGCTTTCTGTACTGCCTGTGCTGAAACTTAGTCGTCATTAACACCCCTCTGTTCATTCCGAACTGCAGAGGCTGCCATGGCCGGAGCCAAGGCCGCGGCCGTCGCCATTGTCGCTGCCGCAGTGCCCACCGTAAGTACTTCATTAGAAGCAACCATTCACTCTGCACGGCAAGTAGAGAATACCGTCTGATGTCGTCCGTGCGATTTGTCTGCAGCTGGCGAGCGTGAGGATGCTTCCGTGGGCGAGGGCGCACCTGAACCCAACCGGGCAGGCGCTCATCATCTCCACCGTCGCCGGGATGGCCTACTTCATCGTCGCGGACAAGACCATCCTGTCCATGGCCAGGAAGCACTCCTTCAAGGACGCGCCGGACCACCTTAAAAACACCTCCTTCAACTAATGAGCCTATAATAGATCCATTAGTAGTACTGTAATGTTCGGGCAGCACTTACGTGGTATCAGGCGAGGCTTGCAGACAGCCAGTGGTGTAGTAGTGCGCTTCTCTGCGCGCAAGAACTTATCTGATGAAGTGATCTTGAATTAATAATGACTAGCATTTGTAAACTCGGCTTCACCTGCCATCACCCATCTTACATTTTCTTTTTGGTGATTATCGTCTGAAATGTGGCGTCAGGATGATGCCACCCACTTTGTTAATAAATCTTTTGCGGACCGGGCTG
The sequence above is drawn from the Triticum aestivum cultivar Chinese Spring chromosome 7A, IWGSC CS RefSeq v2.1, whole genome shotgun sequence genome and encodes:
- the LOC123153826 gene encoding early nodulin-93 translates to MQPINPAGAPSSVPSHLTPLLLIFPHTLHTLHCFRGVLVPPTSLAKMSTVTRAYLDQRLAAAKRCSREAAMAGAKAAAVAIVAAAVPTLASVRMLPWARAHLNPTGQALIISTVAGMAYFIVADKTILSMARKHSFKDAPDHLKNTSFN